ATCATCGGGACTGCTTAGTTTTTTTCAGGAAAGAAACGCCAGCAGAATTGTAACGCAATTGCAATCGATGATTTCTATAAAAAGTAGCGTGTTGCGCGATGGAATTGTAACAGAAATTATTTCGAAACATATTGTGGCCGGCGACGTACTACTTTTGAATGCCGGTGATTTGTTACCCGCAGATTGCAGAATCATCGAAGCCACTGAACTCTATGCGAATGAATCCAGTTTAACCGGAGAATCGTTTCCGGTGAGAAAAGAAGTTGGAATTCTGGAAGAGTTGACAGAACTTTCCCAAAGAAAAAATTGCCTTTGGGAAGGAACTAATATTGTTAGTGGCAATGCCAAAGCTTTAGTGATACAAACTGGAGACCAAACTGTTTTTGGTTCTATTGCCCAAAGCGTAACTAATGTAGTGGAAACCTCTTTTGAAAAAGGAATTAAGGACTTTGGTTTTTTTTTATTAAAAATAACATTGCTACTCGCCGTTTTTATTTTGGTAGTTAATTTATTAAATCATAAAAACCCAATTGAATCTGCATTATTTGCATTAGCGTTAGCTGTTGGTATGGCTCCTGAACTACTTCCTGCTATTTCAACTATTGCCATGAGTGCCGGTGCAAGACGAATGCTGGATAAAAAAGTAATTGTAAAAAAATTATCTTCAATTCAAAACCTTGGAGAAGTAAACTTATTATGTACTGATAAAACGGGTACTATAACGGAAGGTAACATCAAAATATCAGGTTTAATTGATGGTTTTGGACAAGAAAGTGATTTTGTACAACAACTAGCGTATTGGAATGCCACTTTTGAAACTGGCTACTCTAATGCTATTGATGACGCCTTACGACAATTGAAATTAAAAACCGGAGAAAATGCACAAAAAATTGGAGAAGTTCCTTATGATTTCATCAGAAAACGATTAAGCATTGCCATAATAACCAACTCCCAAAAGCTATTAATCAGTAAAGGTGCTTTTCTACCTATTCTCAGCATTTGTACCAAAATAAAATTAGGAGATGGAACTCATGATGATATTGCTCTGTACAAAGAGGAATTAGAAAATAAATTTGAACACTTTGGTTCCGATGGTTTTCGTGCCATTGGAATTTGTTACAAAGAGATATCATCCGAAAATATTTCTAAAGAAATGGAAACCGAAATGGTTTTTGCCGGTTTTATTCTGTTAAATGATCCCGTAAAAGCTGATATAATTGCAACCATTATCGAATTACATAAACTGAATGTAGGTTTAAAAATTATAACCGGAGACAATAAAAATGTAGCGAAATCAATTGCACAACATATTGGTATAAAAAATCCTGTAGTGCTGACTGGAAAAGAACTTTTCAACATTAATCCGGAAGGCCTAAAACAGCTCGTAAAGAAAACACATATTTTTGCCGAAGTAGAACCGCAACAAAAAGAACGCATCATTTTAGCTTTACGAAAAACCTACACAGTTGCTTATATGGGTGATGGAATCAATGATGTTTCGGCAATTACAGCAGCCGATGTGGGAATATCTGTAGAAAATGCTGTTGATGTGACCAGAGAAGCCGCAGATTTTGTATTAATGGAAAAAAATTTAATGGTTATCGTTGACGGAATCAAAGAAGGAAGAAAGACCTTTGCGAATACGCTCAAATATTTATATATCAGCACCGGTTCTACCTTTGGAAACATGTGCAGTGTTGCTGCAGCTTCCTTAATATTGCCTTTTTTACCCATGCTCCCAAAACAGATACTATTAACTAATTTTCTAACCGATTTTCCTTTTCTCACCGTAACATCAGACAATGTGGATGCGGAACAAATAGTAAGACCCGGAAAATGGAACCTAAATTTAATTCGTAATTATATGGTTATTTTTGGAATTCATAGTGCGCTGTTTGACGTTATTACTTTTATCACTCTTTTGTTTGTCTTAAAAGTTAAAGAATCCGAATTTCAAACTGGCTGGTTCATAGAATCTGTATTATCTGAACTCTTTATTCTTTTCATCATTAGAACCCATAAAAGCTTTTTCAGAAGCAAACCCGGAACATATCTTTTTATATTGAGCAGTATTGCCTTATTAACAACAATTGGACTACCCTATTTACCTATTGCTAAAGAAATTGGCCTAAGTCCTTTACCTCTAATCAATCTTTTTGCTATGCTGCTTATTGTAATACTTTATATCATTACGGCAGATATTTTGAAAGTTTGGTTTTTCAAAAAATACCATCGTGCCTGAAGTAATATAAGTGAATCTATTTATAAAAAAGGGCAACATTTCAATTGGAATGTTGCCCTTTTTTATGATCTAAAAGTAGTTTTTAAGAGTTGCTTTGTCTTGCTACTTCTCCGTGATGTAAAATATCTAATCCTACCGTTTGATCCTCTTCGTTGATGCGAACCGGAATAAATCGGTTGATAATTTTAAATAATAACACCGTAAAGAAAAAAGCATAACTGGTAGCAAACAAAATTGCTATACATTCTTTGAACAGTAACATTCCGTCACCACCGTAGAATAAACCATTTGGAATTGCTTCATTAATTGTGCTGTTCGCAAAGAAACCCATACAAATTGTTCCAATGATACCTCCCATCCCGTGAACGCCCCATACATCAAGCGCATCATCCCAACCTTTGTGTTCTTTGAATTTAACCGCTGCAAAACATCCAAAAGCAGCGATAATACCAATAATAGCCGATGAATAAATATCGACATAACCGGCAGCTGGAGTAATTGTTGCTAATCCGGCTACTGCACCAGTCATTAAACCAATAAACGTTGGTTTCTTTTTACCGGTATTCCATTCGATTAGTAACCAAGTCACAGCGGCAAATGAAGCGGCAGTATCGGTGTTAAGAAAGGACGAAATAGTAATTGAATTCACAGCCAATTCACTTCCCGCGTTAAAACCGTACCAACCAAACCAAAGCAAGGCGGTTCCAATTGCCACCAACGGAATATTATTAGGTTCGTGTTTCGTTTGTCTTTTCCCTACAAAATATACAGATGCCAAAGCAGCAAAACCTGCAGTAGCATGAACGGTAATTCCACCTGCGAAATCAAAAACACCCCATTCAGCAAGCAATCCGCCACCCCAAACCATATGAACGAATGGATAATAAACGAATATTTGCCACAAAATAAGGAAAACAACATATGATTTAAACGAAACTCTATTGATAAAAGCACCTGTAATTAAGGCTGGCGTAATGATGGCAAACATCATTTGGTATGCAATAAATATATATTCCGGAAAACGTTTGTCAGCAGAATATAAAGTAGAAGGTGTAATTCCGTGATAAAAGGCTTTATCAAAATTCCCTATGATTCCAAAAAAATCAGTTCCGGAGTCCACATTTCCACTAAAACAAAGCGAGTAACCGAAAGCAAACCAAAGTACTGTTCCTATTCCCATAGAAACAAAGCTTTGCATCATAATACTCAAAATATTTTTATTACAACCCAATCCGCCATAAAAAAAAGCAAGACCAGGTGTCATCAACATTACCAAACTAGTGGCAAGAATCATAAAGGTGGTTAATCCAACATCTAACATAATATTTTTTTTAGTTTTGCGCAAAATTATACAAATCCGCTAATATTTTTACGCCATTTTTATATCATTTTTTATAAAAATTGTTAATTTTATATAAAACGAGGTGGTACAGACTGCTATTTTACATTATTAAAGATTATTACCCCCTAAAAATTAGCAGTGTATAATTAAAATAAATGAATTATTTTAATTTTTTCAGGATTTGACTTCATTTTTTTAAGTCTACCAAATCATTTATATTTACACCCGATTTAGTCTCTTATGAAGCCCTTATTTTATGGTGACTAATGCTTTTTAGACCTAAAATAACTCCTATGAAATTACACTATACTCTTATTTTTTCAATAGTTATGCAGCTTGGTTTTGCGCAATCTGCCAGCCTTTATTTTGACAAAATAAGAACCAATGAAGCCGCTTTGACCGCATTCTTTTCTCAAATGCCCAAAGGAGGCGATTTACACCACCACTATTCCGGTTCTATATATGCGGAACCCGTTTTAAACTATGCCATTACCGAAAATTTTTATTTAAATACCGAAACAATGGTCGTTGCCAGAGAAAAGCCGACCAAAGGAAATTGGGTTCTTTTTTCGGATTTAAAAAATGAAAATCAATTAGACCGTTACAAACAACAGATTATGCAAAAATGGTCTGTCAAGGATTACAATCACGTGGATTATCCATCGGATAAATTATTTTTTGAGTCTTTTGAAAAGTTCATGCCCGCTGCAGACGAAATGTTTAAATCAGGTTTATTAGAATTGAAAAACAGAGCTATAAAAGAAAATTTGAGCTACATAGAAACCCAATTGTCTACCATTCCGGCGCCAATAAATCTGGAGAATTGGACAAAATTTAATGTCCAATTGCGGGAAATGGCAGCCAAAAAAGACGAAAAAGCAATTTTGGCTTTATTAGACAAACTGTATATTGCTTTGCAGGAAAAGAATGTTTCAGGCTACGCCAAAGATTTTAATACCAATTTTGTCGCAAAATTACATACTGATTTAAAGATTGACGATGAACGTTTCACGATGCGTTACCAGAATTTTGTATTGCGTTTTATGGAACCGACTGAGTTATTCAAGAATTTGGTTGTGGCTTTTATATCAGCTGATACGAGCCCTTTAATGGCGGGTGTAAACATTGTTTCTCCCGAAGATGGGGAAACTTCAATGAAAGATTATTGGTTGCATATGCTGATGTTTAAATATTGCCATTCTCGTTTTCCAAATGTAAAATATACATTGCATGCGGGCGAATTGACTTTAGGATTGGTTCAACCGGAAGAATTAACTTGGCATATAAACTCCGCAGTTTATGATGCAGGTGCCAATAGAATTGGCCATGGAGTTGACATGGCGTATGAAGCAAAATCATATGAGTTGTTGCAATACATGGCTAAAAACAAAATTGTTATCGAAATTAATTTGGTTAGCAATGAGTTTATTTTGAAAGTAAAAGAAAACCGTCATCCTATAAGTTTGTACAAAGAATTTGGTGTTCCCATTGTTATCAGTACGGACGATGCGGGGATTTTAAGAACAAATATGACTGAACAATACGTTTTATTGGCCAAGCGCTATACAGACATTTCATACTCAGACATCAAAGAATTTGTATACAACAGCATCAATTACAGCTTTATCAAAGACGCATCGGTAAAGAAAGAATTATTGCGAAATCTGGATGCCCGATTCAAAACTTTTGAGAAAAATTTTGAAAAGAAGTAATTCTTTTTTCTAATTATTTTATTTCAATTCTAAATTTCCACCTTTGAAATTATAATCAAATGAACATTAAACTCATCGCAATTGGCAAAACGGATAATAAAGCATTACAATCTTTAATTGATGATTATACCAAGCGTTTATCTTTTTATATCAAATTTGAACTGGATATTATTCCTGATATTAAGAATGTGAAAAATCTGTCTGAAGATCAGCAAAAAGAAAAAGAAGGCGAATTGATTTTGGCAAAAATAACTCCGACGGACCAACTTATTTTATTAGATGAAAACGGAAAAAACTTCTCCAGCGTAGGTTTTTCAGCCGAATTACAGAAGAAAATGAATTCAGGTGTAAAAACATTGGTTTTTGTAATTGGTGGTCCTTACGGTTTTTCGGATGCCGTTTATGCTAAAGCGCAAGGAAAAATTTCACTCTCACTTATGACATTTTCTCATCAAATGGTTCGTTTGTTTTTTATAGAGCAAGTATATCGTGGCTTTACAATTTTGAAAAACGAACCGTATCATCATCAGTAAATTTCAGTTGGCAGATGATGAGATTTAGTAAATGAATTCTTCAATACTATCCGATTGTTTTTCTAAGGATTCCATCAGAATTTTATTTTGAATGTACATTCCGTAACTCATATTGGCATCAAAAGCAAAACGGATTGTGTCCGAATTGATTTTTACATTTTTGAAAAATGCATTAAAATAAGCTCTTTTTACAGCTAAATCATTTACCCAAATTTCATTATTTTTATTAAAAAAGACAATAGTTCCAGATTTTGGTTTCCCCATTTTATAATATACTTCCGTGAAAGGAATAAAAGCCATGTTTTTACCAATACTGTCTGCGTAGGAATAATAATTCAGTGCTGCTTCGTTCTTATGTGCTTTTTCTTCCCGCTTTTTTTGTTGCAATTTCATGACTTCTAGAATTACTAATCGCAAAGGCAAACGCTTGTCGATATTCAAAATCCAATTAGTCGTAATAATGCTGTTTTTTCGGTTTACATCGGCTACCGTATCTTTACCATTTATTTTAAAAAAAATGTAAATCGGCGAATGATCCTGAATATCTTTTACCAGAGTTACATTTGATTTTGGCAACAAAATATCTTTTTTATTTCCACAGGAAAAGAAAATAAAAAGAAAAATCAGCATGGAGTATTTCATAATTTTAGTAGATTTTATTGAATAAAGTCACACATTCCATCGCTTCTTTCACATCATGAACCCGAAGGATTTTTGCGCCTTTTGTCAATGCAATTGTATTTAAAACAGTAGTTCCGTTTAAAGCTTCTTCTGCATTAGAATTCAGTGTTTTATAAATCATTGATTTTCTGGAAACACCGATCAACAAGGGTAATTCTAACAAGTTGAATAAATCTAGTTTTTGAAACACTTCGTAATTTTGCTCTACTGTTTTTGCAAAGCCAAATCCAGGATCTGTAATCAAATCATTAATGCCAAAACTTCGTGCTTTTGCAATTCGTTCCGAAAAATAAAAAAGCATTTCTTTCACAATATCGTCATACTGAGTCAATGTTTGCATCGTTTGTGGCGTTCCTTTCATGTGCATCATAATATACGGAACGCTGTATTTTGCAACTGTTTCCAACATTTTTTCGTCAAGATGCCCGGCAGAAATATCGTTGATAATTGCAGCGCCACTTTCGATACTGGCTTTGGCTACTTCGGCACGAAAGGTATCAATAGAAAGAATGGTTTCCGGAAAATGTTTAAGTATCAAATTCACCACAGGGATGATTCTCGAAATTTCTTCTTGTTCTGATACAAACTCGGCGCTTGGCTTGCTGGAATATGCACCAACATCAATAAACGTGGCACCTTCTGAACTCATTCTTTCAACTCTGGAAAGGATTTCACTTTCGTTTTTATATTTTCCACCATCAAAAAAAGAATTCGGGGTAACATTCAAAATCCCCATTATTTTGGGAATGGTCAAATCGATGAGTTGTCCTTTACAATTTATTGTCATTCGTTTTCGGTATTCTGTTAAAAAAATTGTGGCACTCAAAATTCGAAAATCTTCAATCTTGAATTTCAATCAAAAAATAATCCTTATTTTTGAGCAAATTTACACAAATAAACAGCATTAAATGAAGAATACTTCACAAGAATATGATAGCGTAATTGCGATTTGCCGCACTTTATTTATCAACAAAATGAAAGATTACGGTAGTGCTTGGCGCATCTTAAGACTACCTTCTTTAACGGATCAAATTTTCATAAAAGCACAACGGATCAGAAGTTTACAAGAAAACGAAATTCGAAAAGTTGATGAAGATGAAACCGGAGAATTCATTGGAATCATCAATTATTCAATCATGGCTTTAATTCAATTGGAATTAGGCGTTGTAGATCAACCTGATTTAGACGTAGAAAAAGCAACAGCATTATACGATTCAAAAATCAAACTTACCAAAGATTTAATGGAAGCTAAAAACCATGATTATGGTGAAGCTTGGCGCGAAATGCGAGTAAGTTCTTTGACTGATTTGATTCTGCAAAAACTCCTTCGCGTAAAACAAATTGAAGACAATAAAGGAAAAACTTTAGTCTCTGAAGGAATTGATGCTAATTATCAGGATATGATTAATTATTCTGTTTTTGCCTTGATTTTGATGGGAGAAAACAAATAACTCCTTTTTTGATTTAGTAATTACACTTTCAAAATAAATCCTAAAAATACAAATCAAATAATATGATTTCTCTAAAAAATGCCCTCACTCAATTCTCACGAATTTTCGTTGGAATTTTATTTATCATTTCTGGTTTAATTAAACTAAATGACCCGCTTGGATTCTCTTATAAACTGGCCGAATATTTTAGTGAACCCGTTTTTAATCTGCCGGTTTTTATTCCGTTTGCTTTGGCTATAGCCTTATTCTTAGTTATTCTTGAAGTGATTTTAGGTGTTATGTTGCTTATTGGTTACCAATCAAAATTGACGATTTGTAGCCTGTTGTTACTCATTATCATGTTCACATTTCTCACTTTTTATTCCGCTTATTTTGATGTGGTTAAAGATTGTGGCTGTTTTGGTGATGCGTTACATTTAACACCTTGGCAATCGTTTACAAAAGACATTATACTATTGTTTTTTATTCTGATTTTGTTTTTTAATCAAAAATTGGTTAAGCCTTTATTTAGCAATCGTGTCCAAAATAGTTTAGCGATTATAAGTTTTATTTTGTGTGCTTTTATGGGCTATTGGGTCATAAATCATTTGCCTTTAAAGGATTTTCGTCCGTTTCAAGTGGGAAATAACATCCAGAAAGGAATGCGAATTCCGGATAATGCGCCAAAAAGCATAGTCGAAATGGTTTTCATTTATAAAGTAAATGGCGTGGATAAAGAGTTTACAGAGAAAGATTTAATGTCAATTCCGGAAGGCGCGACCTTTGTAGACCGAAAAGATAAAGTAATCGTAGAAGGATACGTTCCTCCTATTCATGATTTCGGTATGGAAAAAGATGGTTCTGATTATAAAGAAGAATTCTTGGACAAGCCAAAACTAATGCTTTTTGTAGCCTATGATTTAACGCTTTCAGATAAAAAAGGAATGTCAGAATTAGAGAAATTAAAACAAACTGCTTCCGCAAAAGGGTATACCGTTATTGGAATGACAGGATCATCACCGGAAGAAATTGCCAAAACTAAAAAACAATTTGGTTTTACCTTTGATTTTTATTTCTGTGACGCTATTGCTTTAAAAACTATCGAAAGAGCCAATCCAAGTGTTGTAATTCTTGAAAAAGGAACTGTGAAACAGAAAGTGCATTACAATGATATTGAAGATTTGAAATTGTAAAACACAAAGAGTAAAACCTTAAGTGTTAGTATTAATTTTTTATTAACTATATCGATATTGCTTGTTATTTTTAGGATTCTGCTCTCAAAATTCTTAAAACTACCAACTGCTTTCCATTTCTTTGATTAACTTTGTGAAAATTATAAATAAATGAAAAAAATAATTATTTTACTAATCGCTTTTGCCACTTTTTCTTGTTCCAATGCTCAAAAAACTTCCTTTTCAAAAGAAGCTTTATCAGAAACTTTATTGGCAACTGACGGAAGTCAGGTAGCTTTTCAAGATATCTTAAAAAAATATGAAGGTAAAACTTTAGTAATTGAAATTTGGGCTTCTTGGTGTGGTGATTGTGTAAAAGCAATGCCAAAAATTAAAGAACTGCAAGCCAATAATCCAGAAGTGGCTTATCTGTTTATTTCGATGGATAAAACTGCCGACAAATGGAAAACTGGAATTGAAAAACACGAATTGAAAGGCGATCACTTTATGGCCAATGACCAAATGAAAGGTGTTTTTGCCAAAGCAATGGATGTAAATTGGATTCCAAGATATATCATAGTTGACAAAACGGGTAAAATTGCTCTTTATAAAGCCATCGAAACTGATTTTGATATCATAAATGAAACGTTGAAAAAGTTGAAATAATCACTTTTTACATAAAAACAAAAACACGAATACCTTAATATAAATACAATTAAAATGAGAAAGAAGATTGTTGCAGGAAACTGGAAAATGCATAAAAATGCAGAACAAACTGAAGATTTATTAAACGAATTAATAGCACAAATCCCAACCGAAACAACTGCACAAGTAATTGTAGCACCTACATTTGTTAACTTGGCATCTGCTGTTGATCATTTAGAATTCACAAATATTGCTGTTGCAGCACAAAACGTACATCAAGCAGAAAGCGGAGCTTTTACAGGTGAGATTTCAGCTGATATGCTTAAAAGTGTTGGTGTAAATACTGTAATTCTTGGACATTCAGAGCGTAGAGCCATTTTCCATGAAACAGATGCATTAATTGCGAGTAAAGTAAATACTGCTTTGAAACATGAAATGACTGTTATTTTCTGTTTTGGAGAAGAATTAAAAGACCGTCAATCTGCTAATCATTTTAACATTGTTGAAAACCAATTGAAAGATGGTTTATTCCATATCGAAGCAAAAGCTTGGGAAAACATTGTTTTGGCTTACGAGCCAGTTTGGGCAATTGGAACCGGAGAAACAGCTTCACCGGAACAAGCACAAGAAATGCACGAATTCATCAGAGAAACTGTTCGTAAAGCATTTGGAAGTGACGTTGCCGAAGATGTTTCTATCCTTTACGGTGGAAGTGTAAAACCAGATAACGCAAAAGAAATTTTCTCTAAACCAGATGTAGACGGAGGTCTTATTGGTGGAGCAGCACTTAACGCAAAAGATTTTGTTGCGATTATTAACGCAGCAGTTTAAAATTTTATACACAAATCAAAAAGCGGTAATTCCAGAATTACCGCTTTTTTTTGTTTTTAATTCTTCTGTAAAAAGATAATGTTACCTTTGCAAAAAAAATTAAACATGTCAAACATTTATATCGGATATCATTTTACCATTGAACCTAAAGAACTGGGTTCAGAAATATTAATTGCAGAGTTAGGCGAAAAAGCATTCGAAAGTTTTACCGAGACGGAAACGGGCATTTCTGCTTATGTTCAAAAAGATTTATGGGACGAAATGATTTTAGAAGATATTCACATTTTACAATCAGAGGAATTCGAAATTGATTATACTTTTGAAGAAATCGAACAAGTAAATTGGAATGAAGAATGGGAAAAGAATTTTGAACCTATCGACGTCGATGGGAATTGTCATGTTCGCGCCCCATTTCATCCCCAAACAAATGCCGAGTTTGACATTGTAATTGAACCAAAAATGAGTTTCGGAACCGGTCATCATGAAACAACTCACATGATGATTCAGCATTTATTAGAAATAGATGTAAACGGATTAAAAACACTTGATATGGGCTGCGGAACAGCTATTTTGGCAATTCTTGCCGAAATGAAAGGGGCTCAACCAATCGATGCTATTGATATTGACAATTGGTGTTACCTCAATTCCATCGAAAATGCAGAACGCAACAATTGCAAGCAAATAACAGTTTACGAAGGTGATGCGAGTTTATTGAAAGATAAAAAATACGATTTAATCATCGCTAATATCAATAGAAATATTTTGTTAAACGACATGCAAAGTTATGTTGATTGTCTAAATCCAAAAGGGACATTACTATTGAGTGGTTTTTATGAAGAAGACATCCCTTACATTGATGCTTCTTGCACAGAGAAGGGCTTAACTTATGTTAAAAAATTTCAAAGAAACAATTGGGTTTCTTTAAAATACGTAAATTAGTATTATTTTTTATTAATTACGAAAGTACAAAAACCTACCAAATGAGTACTAAAGAAAAAGTAAGAGAAAGAGTAAGTGTCAAAGAAATTACAAGTCTGGATAATGAAATTGTAGTTTATAATGACGACGTAAATACATTTGACCATGTAATTGACACCTTAATCCGTGTTTGTAGTCATACCGCGGAACAGGCCGAACAATGTTCGCTAATTGTTCATTATAATGGAAAATGTACCGTAAAAACGGGTCCTTATGACAAATTAAAACCCCAATGCACCCAATTACTCGAAGCTGGCCTGAGTGCCGAAATAGTTTAATATAGAAATTGGCTTTACATCACTAAATTAATTATTGTTAATAATTCAAAAAATAAGTGCTTTTATTTTATATTTGAATAAAAATACTTGCTTTATGGAACAATACGGTAAAATTTTAGTTTTTGTAATGCCAATTTTTTTAATATTAATTCTATTAGAAAAAGCATACGGTCATTACAAAGGGGAAGATACTGCCCCAAATATGGATTCAGTGGCAAGTGTGAGTTCCGGAATGGTCAATTCTGTAAAAGATGTTCTTGGACTTAGCATCACCCTAATTTCTTACGATTGGATTGTTTCCAAAATAGCAATTTATAATTTGGAAGCTTCTGTTACAGCCTATATAATTGGTTTTATAGTAATCGATTTTTACGGATATTGGTCTCACCGTTTGTCTCATCAAATCAATTTTTTATGGAACAAACATGCCATTCATCACAGTAGTGAGGAATTTAATTTGGCTTGTGCTTTGCGGCAACCCGTTTCCAGTTTTGTAAACTTATTTACATTTTTATTAATTCCTGCGGCTTTTTTGGGAGTGCCCGCCAAAGTGATTGCGGTTACACTTCCTATTCATTTATTTTTACAATTCTGGTACCACACCAAACACATTAAGAAAATTGGTTTCTTAGAAAAAATTCTGGTTTCTCCTTCCCATCATCGCGTACATCATGCGATTAATCCGGAGTATATGGACAAGAATCATTCGCAAATATTCATTTTTTGGGATAAGCTGTTTGGCACATTTCAGGAAGAATTAGAAACAGTACCTCCTGTTTTTGGCATAACAAGACCCGCAAATACCTGGAATCCGATTCGGATTAATTTTCAACATCTTTGGTTACTGATTACTGATGCTTGGCGAGCCGAAAACTGGAAAGATAAATGTACTATCTGGTTCAAACCAACCGGTTGGCGCCCAGAAAATTTTGAAGAAAAATATCCGGTTTATAAGATTACAAACGTATATGATTTTAAGAAATATGGTACCCAACATTCAAATAAATTAATGTATTGGTCTCTATTTCAAGCAATCATTACGTTGTTGTTTATCAGCTATTTGTACAGCTCTATTGCAATTATTGGCATTCCTAATGTGTTTCTGTTTGGAGCCTTTATATTCATTACCGTTTACAGCTACACAGAATTAATGGACACCCGAAAATTTTCTTTACTGTGGGAAAGCATCCGCTTTTTATTTGGCATCACTTTAATCCTTTATTTTGGTGATTGGTTTGGAATGAGTCAATGGTTTCCTTTTGCTAATTATATCATTATTGGGTACTTAATACTTTCGCTTTTGGTCAATATTTACTTTGTAAGTATCAATTTTGAAAAAGAAAAAATAGCTTTAGCTTAACTTAAAATCACTTCATGAAAGACAAATTATTATTGAAAAGTTATATTGGTTTCAGTGCACTCTATCTTTTGATTATTCTTATGGACCGGGACGATTTAGCGTGGTTTATGAAACCTTTTTTGCTTCCTTTTTTAGGATTAGCCGTTTTGTTTTCTGAAGGATTTTCGACAAAAAAAGTGTTGTTATCGGCCTTGATATTTTCATGGATTGGCGATATTATTTTAATGTTTGCTGACAAAGGGGAATTGTATTTCATCTTTGGATTAGTAGCATTCCTGATTTCCCATATTATTTATATTACATTGTTTTACAAACAGAAAAATACCAGGACAAACGAAAAAACAGCTCTTTATTGGACGGGCATTTTTGTAATTCTTGTGTATTTTGCAATGATGATATTTTTGTTATTTCCTAAATTAGGTCCTTTAAAAATTCCCGTTTTAGTTTATGCAACTGTCATTACAACCATGCTTTATTTTGCTTTTAAAGGCAGTTTAATATGGGAAAAATCAGCTGCTAATGCTGTTTTATCGGGAGCGATATTCTTTGTGAGTTCGGATAGCATATTAGCGTTCAACAAGTTTTATGCTCCTGTCCCACTCGCTTCGTTTTTAATAATGATTACGTATCTGGTAG
This region of Flavobacterium lacustre genomic DNA includes:
- a CDS encoding sterol desaturase family protein → MEQYGKILVFVMPIFLILILLEKAYGHYKGEDTAPNMDSVASVSSGMVNSVKDVLGLSITLISYDWIVSKIAIYNLEASVTAYIIGFIVIDFYGYWSHRLSHQINFLWNKHAIHHSSEEFNLACALRQPVSSFVNLFTFLLIPAAFLGVPAKVIAVTLPIHLFLQFWYHTKHIKKIGFLEKILVSPSHHRVHHAINPEYMDKNHSQIFIFWDKLFGTFQEELETVPPVFGITRPANTWNPIRINFQHLWLLITDAWRAENWKDKCTIWFKPTGWRPENFEEKYPVYKITNVYDFKKYGTQHSNKLMYWSLFQAIITLLFISYLYSSIAIIGIPNVFLFGAFIFITVYSYTELMDTRKFSLLWESIRFLFGITLILYFGDWFGMSQWFPFANYIIIGYLILSLLVNIYFVSINFEKEKIALA
- a CDS encoding lysoplasmalogenase; translated protein: MKDKLLLKSYIGFSALYLLIILMDRDDLAWFMKPFLLPFLGLAVLFSEGFSTKKVLLSALIFSWIGDIILMFADKGELYFIFGLVAFLISHIIYITLFYKQKNTRTNEKTALYWTGIFVILVYFAMMIFLLFPKLGPLKIPVLVYATVITTMLYFAFKGSLIWEKSAANAVLSGAIFFVSSDSILAFNKFYAPVPLASFLIMITYLVAQYLITVGILKLNQKK